From a region of the Paenibacillus sp. R14(2021) genome:
- a CDS encoding S-layer homology domain-containing protein, protein MKKTLLLVCIMLTPAAAGYAAPADGHEDASLPSTPNSQEAGIADGWLHGYPDGTYRLGKIISRAEFLALLNRAFGLTDAAPLSYPDLAPADWYYADFAIAAAAGYVCGFEDGTMRPSGTVTRGDAALMAARLLHLDLTDEDVSAFKDASAIPGAQRGAAAALFKLGIVSADTEGRFNPAEPLTRAGAAAMIRAASKTGIVGDKNIRAAGSYGPESGVQTLYGTITISAPGVLLRNMNVHGSLILSNAIGEGDVDLDHVRVSGQTIVHSGGSGSHGLTLQKSAIGQMFIDKPDGIIRIAVSGETTIEEVTLRSQAIIDLDEPASIGHLILYAPAAVQGQGQVVHATFNEGSQGSSFAARPGLVDGPQADALHAAESPPEYVDIKPEPMLLPTTFGPLTRGEPFAGSLDKLPDAAGTVTYDVVCGALPPGTEVTSDGDFSGTPTLAGTYTFEVRATDGLSHTADHSYTVTVTA, encoded by the coding sequence ATGAAAAAGACACTTCTGCTCGTCTGTATCATGCTGACCCCTGCCGCAGCCGGCTATGCAGCACCGGCAGACGGACATGAAGACGCCAGCCTTCCATCGACGCCAAACTCACAGGAAGCTGGAATCGCTGACGGCTGGCTTCACGGATACCCCGACGGCACCTATCGATTAGGCAAAATCATCTCGCGCGCAGAATTTCTGGCCTTGCTGAACCGAGCCTTCGGCTTAACGGATGCGGCTCCGCTCTCTTATCCGGATCTTGCGCCGGCAGATTGGTATTACGCGGATTTTGCGATTGCTGCTGCAGCCGGGTATGTATGCGGTTTCGAGGACGGAACGATGCGGCCCAGCGGGACGGTTACCCGCGGCGATGCCGCGCTCATGGCGGCGAGACTGCTTCATCTTGACCTGACGGACGAGGACGTATCCGCCTTCAAGGATGCATCGGCCATTCCCGGCGCGCAGCGAGGTGCGGCAGCGGCTTTATTCAAGCTCGGCATTGTAAGCGCCGACACGGAGGGAAGGTTCAACCCGGCCGAGCCTCTGACGAGGGCAGGCGCCGCTGCTATGATCCGCGCTGCCTCGAAGACGGGAATCGTGGGCGATAAGAACATTCGGGCTGCCGGTTCATACGGCCCCGAATCCGGTGTCCAAACCTTATACGGTACGATAACGATATCCGCTCCCGGGGTGCTGCTGCGGAACATGAATGTGCACGGCAGCCTGATCTTATCGAATGCCATCGGCGAAGGCGATGTGGATCTTGACCATGTACGGGTATCCGGCCAAACGATCGTACACAGCGGAGGCTCGGGATCGCACGGCCTTACGCTGCAAAAATCCGCGATCGGCCAGATGTTTATCGATAAGCCGGACGGTATCATTCGAATCGCCGTTAGTGGCGAGACGACTATAGAAGAGGTAACATTGCGCAGCCAAGCGATTATTGACCTTGACGAGCCTGCTTCCATCGGGCACTTGATTCTATATGCGCCGGCAGCCGTGCAGGGCCAAGGCCAAGTGGTGCATGCGACGTTTAACGAGGGTTCCCAAGGCTCCTCGTTCGCCGCCAGACCCGGGCTGGTGGACGGCCCGCAGGCTGACGCCCTTCACGCGGCGGAATCGCCGCCCGAATACGTCGATATCAAGCCGGAGCCAATGCTGCTGCCAACCACGTTCGGCCCTTTGACGCGGGGAGAACCGTTCGCCGGCTCTCTCGATAAGCTTCCGGACGCTGCGGGGACGGTCACCTATGACGTCGTATGCGGCGCGCTGCCCCCGGGCACCGAAGTGACCTCGGACGGCGATTTCAGCGGGACGCCCACGCTTGCCGGCACCTATACGTTCGAGGTGCGGGCGACCGACGGGCTGTCCCATACCGCCGACCACAGCTATACGGTTACCGTTACGGCATAA
- a CDS encoding carboxymuconolactone decarboxylase family protein: protein MNPKASNQERYETGIRTLQTMVGDQGVKMIKQMGEFFPDFGHTLVAFGFGDLYSRDVLDLREREMITITSLITQGAIEQLPFHLHAALNVGMKPEEILEIILHCGGYAGFPKACGALNAAQKVFAERGLTPVAL, encoded by the coding sequence ATGAATCCAAAGGCAAGCAATCAAGAACGGTACGAGACGGGCATTCGTACGCTGCAGACGATGGTCGGGGACCAAGGCGTTAAGATGATCAAGCAAATGGGGGAGTTCTTCCCGGATTTCGGTCATACACTGGTCGCTTTCGGATTTGGCGATCTCTATTCGAGAGATGTGTTGGACCTGAGGGAGAGGGAGATGATTACGATTACGTCTCTCATTACGCAGGGGGCGATTGAGCAGCTGCCGTTTCATCTTCACGCGGCACTTAATGTCGGGATGAAGCCGGAAGAGATTCTGGAGATTATTCTGCACTGCGGCGGCTATGCCGGATTTCCTAAAGCCTGCGGAGCACTTAACGCAGCGCAGAAGGTATTCGCGGAGCGGGGACTTACTCCGGTTGCGCTATAA
- a CDS encoding SDR family oxidoreductase: MKALFIGGTGIISSAITKQLSESGCELYVLNRGRRNESLPANVKVIQADINDEAHVAALIEDLSFDVVADFIAFQPAQLERDYRLFAGKTKQFMFISSASAYQKPLSDYRVTESTPLANPYWEYSRNKIACEEYLIKQYREHQFPITIVRPSHTYDERSIPLGVHGRKGSWQVAKRMLENKPVIIHGDGTSLWTMTKNSDFAKGFIGLMGNIHAIGESVHITSDESVTWNQIYEAIADALGVKLRAVHVSSAFLAACSQEDYTGGLIGDKANSVVFDNAKLKRLVPDFVATTRFDQGIKQTVQHILAHPEYQVEDPEFDQWCDKVIHALDTAVAAVKG; encoded by the coding sequence ATGAAAGCGCTTTTTATCGGAGGAACGGGAATTATCAGTTCGGCAATCACCAAGCAGTTGTCGGAGAGCGGCTGCGAGCTGTATGTGCTGAATCGAGGCAGGCGCAATGAGAGCTTGCCGGCAAACGTCAAGGTCATTCAAGCAGACATTAACGACGAAGCCCATGTTGCAGCGCTCATCGAAGACCTGTCATTTGACGTTGTCGCGGATTTTATCGCCTTCCAGCCCGCGCAGCTGGAACGGGATTATCGGTTGTTTGCAGGCAAAACGAAGCAGTTTATGTTCATCAGCTCGGCTTCCGCCTACCAGAAGCCGCTGTCCGATTACCGGGTAACCGAGAGCACCCCGCTCGCGAATCCTTACTGGGAGTACTCCAGAAACAAGATTGCGTGCGAAGAATATTTGATCAAGCAGTACCGGGAGCATCAATTCCCGATTACGATTGTACGGCCGAGTCACACGTACGACGAGCGCTCGATCCCGCTAGGCGTGCACGGCAGGAAAGGATCGTGGCAGGTCGCCAAGCGAATGCTGGAAAACAAACCGGTCATCATTCACGGCGACGGCACCTCGCTCTGGACAATGACGAAGAACAGCGACTTCGCCAAAGGCTTCATCGGCCTAATGGGCAACATCCATGCGATCGGCGAATCGGTCCATATTACGTCGGATGAGTCGGTGACGTGGAACCAGATTTACGAGGCAATTGCAGATGCGCTAGGCGTTAAGCTGCGGGCGGTACATGTCTCCTCTGCCTTTCTGGCGGCATGCAGCCAAGAGGATTATACGGGCGGCTTGATCGGAGATAAGGCGAATTCCGTCGTATTCGACAATGCCAAGCTGAAGAGGCTCGTTCCCGATTTTGTCGCGACGACGCGCTTTGACCAAGGCATTAAGCAGACGGTGCAGCATATTCTGGCGCACCCGGAATATCAGGTGGAGGATCCGGAATTCGACCAATGGTGCGATAAGGTCATCCATGCGTTGGATACGGCGGTGGCGGCAGTCAAGGGATAA
- a CDS encoding bifunctional diguanylate cyclase/phosphodiesterase: MEKPEFIVQSNLFCKDIGMDPKVIPFPQKILSPAELKHRREEYDEILSVVSFFGEKILHFLKGTPLLLSVSDDNGFVLHMMGDEMIRKTVSDLGIRAGIQFTESIMGTNVVNLSLKYNQSPIQLIGDDHFHEYLHGSACYAVAFRYTDINDLLGSVSIMTAKEFQNPMMMTMLATTVDSIERELLLRKQNRKLNILNQIITDNTRNGIILTNRWGEITSFNQYAELFTGKSKEEMLGTNVQQLASMGEYIYEAINNGSTYEDIQITFEHSATEERQVGLFDAYPLFDEKKKLLGAFGQFRSITERVIAEEKYNYLANHDDLTKLPNRRFYMDKVPHLLQHASSTGDQVAIVCLDLDRFKIINDTLGHSSGDLLLVMVAERLKEILEDGEFVARMGGDEFMFVFNNAGCQEVVLERVKRILQIFKEPFNLDGYEFHLTASAGISIYPKDGHDLEHLMITADTAMYSAKKRGLNMSALYSPEMNITTREKIVLESSLRKAIENNEFLLYYQPQVNIRSGELKGVEALVRWMHPTKGLIPPNDFIPIAEETGLINQIDRWVLRTACEQNKKWQEQGLPPFRVSVNLSSQEFLDDALVDVVKDVLRDTELEPKYLDLEITETMTMNVDHAIPMLRKLHALGIQISMDDFGTGYSSLNYLKNFSINRLKIDQSFVRDISKGSNGMNIVSIIIAMARSMNLEVVAEGVEEKEQLRFLQIQKCNEVQGYYFSPPIPAEEFEASYADLISRIKKLY; this comes from the coding sequence ATGGAGAAACCAGAATTTATCGTGCAGTCGAATTTATTTTGCAAAGACATCGGCATGGATCCTAAAGTGATTCCATTTCCCCAGAAGATTCTATCCCCGGCTGAATTAAAGCATAGGAGGGAAGAGTACGACGAAATTCTGTCAGTCGTAAGCTTCTTTGGCGAGAAGATCCTTCATTTTCTAAAAGGAACGCCCCTGCTGTTGTCCGTCTCCGACGACAATGGCTTCGTTCTGCATATGATGGGCGACGAAATGATCCGGAAGACCGTCAGCGATCTTGGAATCCGTGCAGGCATTCAATTTACGGAATCGATCATGGGAACGAATGTGGTCAATCTATCGTTAAAATACAACCAGTCTCCAATTCAGCTGATCGGCGATGACCATTTTCATGAGTACTTGCACGGCAGCGCATGCTATGCGGTCGCTTTCCGGTATACCGACATTAACGATCTTCTCGGAAGCGTCAGCATCATGACAGCCAAGGAGTTTCAGAATCCCATGATGATGACGATGCTGGCGACGACAGTAGACTCCATTGAACGGGAATTGCTGCTGCGCAAGCAGAACCGCAAGCTGAATATTTTGAACCAAATCATTACGGATAATACGCGAAACGGAATTATCTTGACGAACAGGTGGGGTGAAATTACCTCCTTCAACCAGTACGCCGAGTTGTTTACGGGCAAGTCCAAGGAAGAGATGCTGGGCACGAACGTGCAGCAGCTGGCCTCCATGGGCGAGTATATCTACGAAGCAATCAACAACGGGTCCACTTACGAGGACATTCAAATTACATTCGAGCATAGCGCGACGGAAGAACGGCAGGTAGGGTTGTTCGACGCTTATCCGCTCTTCGATGAGAAGAAGAAGCTGCTGGGCGCTTTCGGGCAGTTCAGAAGCATTACGGAGCGCGTGATTGCGGAAGAGAAATACAATTATTTGGCTAATCATGACGACTTGACCAAGCTTCCCAACCGTCGCTTCTATATGGACAAGGTTCCTCACTTGCTGCAGCACGCAAGCTCAACAGGAGATCAGGTCGCGATCGTATGCTTGGACCTCGACCGTTTCAAAATCATTAACGATACGCTGGGTCATTCCAGCGGGGATTTGCTCCTGGTCATGGTTGCGGAGCGGCTTAAGGAAATTCTCGAAGACGGCGAGTTCGTAGCGAGAATGGGAGGCGACGAATTCATGTTCGTCTTCAACAATGCGGGCTGCCAGGAAGTCGTGCTTGAACGGGTTAAGAGGATCCTTCAGATTTTCAAGGAGCCGTTTAACCTCGATGGCTATGAATTTCATCTGACAGCAAGCGCAGGCATATCCATCTACCCCAAGGACGGGCATGACCTTGAACATCTCATGATCACGGCGGATACGGCGATGTATAGTGCCAAGAAACGCGGCTTGAACATGTCTGCCCTATACTCCCCGGAAATGAATATTACGACCCGCGAGAAGATTGTACTTGAGAGCTCACTGAGGAAGGCGATCGAGAACAACGAATTCCTGCTGTATTACCAGCCACAAGTTAACATTCGAAGCGGAGAGCTTAAAGGCGTGGAAGCATTGGTACGCTGGATGCACCCTACGAAAGGACTGATTCCGCCCAACGATTTCATTCCCATTGCAGAAGAGACGGGGCTTATCAACCAGATCGACCGCTGGGTGCTGCGTACCGCCTGCGAGCAGAACAAGAAGTGGCAGGAACAGGGGCTTCCCCCGTTCCGCGTATCTGTTAACTTGTCCTCGCAGGAATTTCTGGATGATGCTCTCGTTGATGTCGTCAAAGACGTGCTGCGTGATACAGAGCTGGAGCCGAAATACTTGGATCTCGAAATTACAGAGACCATGACCATGAATGTCGACCATGCGATTCCCATGCTGCGCAAGCTGCACGCCTTGGGCATTCAAATCAGCATGGATGATTTCGGGACAGGCTACAGCTCGCTCAACTACTTGAAGAACTTTTCGATTAATCGGCTTAAAATCGATCAAAGCTTCGTACGGGACATCTCCAAGGGTTCGAACGGGATGAACATTGTCAGCATCATTATTGCAATGGCCCGCAGCATGAATCTGGAAGTGGTTGCCGAGGGCGTGGAAGAGAAAGAACAGCTGCGCTTCCTTCAGATTCAAAAATGCAACGAGGTTCAAGGTTATTATTTTAGTCCTCCCATCCCAGCAGAAGAGTTCGAGGCGTCATACGCCGATCTCATATCCAGAATAAAGAAGCTGTATTGA
- a CDS encoding response regulator transcription factor produces the protein MRILVVDDQRLMREGLATIIGLEAGMEVVGTAVDGRDAYSQVVELHPDVVLMDIRMPGMDGLEGSELILKHFPETKILILTTFDDADLIMQVLEKGVHGYLLKDLPSEAIVSAIQTVYNGGTVLQPDITAMLLGEMKKMSEWNPDKSHMVNKEEPDGLALLTEREREVLALLGQGLNNKEIAESLSITEGTVKNHVSNLIAKLGLRDRTQAAVFSVRHSS, from the coding sequence ATGAGGATTCTAGTGGTGGACGATCAACGGCTCATGCGCGAAGGGCTTGCGACCATTATCGGCTTGGAAGCGGGCATGGAAGTCGTGGGCACGGCAGTGGACGGGCGGGATGCTTATTCCCAGGTCGTTGAGCTGCATCCGGATGTGGTGCTGATGGATATTCGTATGCCGGGCATGGATGGGTTGGAAGGCTCGGAATTGATTCTTAAGCATTTTCCGGAAACGAAGATACTCATTCTGACGACGTTCGATGACGCGGATTTGATTATGCAGGTGCTTGAGAAGGGCGTTCATGGTTATCTGCTGAAGGATCTGCCGTCAGAGGCGATCGTAAGCGCCATACAAACGGTATACAACGGAGGCACGGTGCTTCAGCCCGACATCACGGCGATGCTGCTTGGCGAAATGAAGAAAATGTCAGAATGGAATCCGGATAAATCGCACATGGTAAACAAAGAAGAGCCGGACGGCTTGGCCTTGTTGACCGAACGGGAGAGGGAAGTTCTCGCCCTGCTGGGTCAGGGCTTGAATAACAAGGAAATCGCGGAATCCCTGTCGATTACGGAGGGTACGGTGAAGAACCATGTATCCAATCTGATCGCCAAGCTCGGACTGCGTGACCGGACGCAGGCGGCTGTATTTTCAGTTCGCCATTCCAGTTAA
- a CDS encoding MFS transporter, translating to MAITQAASGKAAVQKTSSLPLLSLTVGAFAIGMTEFVIMGILPNVAEDLNVSISAAGQLITMYALGVAVGAPILTMLTHRIPQKRLLAFLMGLFILGNSISVIAPNYAVLMGARMLTALTHGTFFGVGAVIASSLVAPDKRAGAVSMMMAGLTIANIIGVPLGTFIGQHMGWRASFATIALMGIATLIGILIFIPKLKQEKPVGIMQQLAALANPRLQLFLVIAVLGNAGLFAIFTYIAPLLVQVTGFAEHSVTWILVLFGCGVTLGNMIGGKLADWKLMPTILGLYLIICVILALFTFTVHNPITAVVTIFLWGAASFAVFPGMQVRIMSLAKSAPALASTTSHSAGNLGNATGAFIGGLVITHLSLTALPWVGSILVGLALLLGIFCLLIDRRHAG from the coding sequence ATGGCAATAACACAAGCTGCCAGCGGGAAGGCGGCCGTCCAGAAAACCTCCTCCCTCCCGCTGCTCTCTTTGACCGTCGGCGCATTCGCGATCGGCATGACTGAATTCGTCATTATGGGCATCCTTCCGAATGTCGCCGAAGATTTGAATGTCAGCATCTCGGCCGCAGGACAGCTCATTACGATGTACGCGCTCGGCGTCGCGGTAGGCGCGCCGATTCTAACGATGCTGACGCACCGAATTCCCCAGAAGCGTCTGCTCGCTTTCTTGATGGGACTCTTCATTCTTGGCAACTCGATCTCCGTCATCGCGCCGAATTATGCCGTCCTCATGGGCGCGCGGATGCTGACGGCGCTGACGCACGGCACGTTCTTCGGCGTCGGAGCCGTGATCGCCTCCAGCCTGGTTGCCCCGGATAAACGGGCCGGGGCCGTCTCGATGATGATGGCCGGCCTGACGATCGCCAATATTATCGGCGTTCCGCTTGGCACCTTCATCGGCCAGCATATGGGATGGCGAGCCTCGTTCGCCACGATCGCGCTGATGGGCATCGCGACGTTGATCGGCATCTTGATCTTTATTCCGAAGCTGAAGCAGGAGAAACCGGTCGGTATCATGCAGCAGCTTGCCGCGCTGGCCAATCCTAGGCTTCAGCTGTTCCTGGTCATCGCGGTGCTCGGCAACGCGGGCTTGTTCGCGATCTTTACGTACATTGCTCCATTGCTCGTACAGGTGACCGGATTTGCCGAGCACAGCGTGACTTGGATTCTCGTCCTCTTCGGCTGCGGCGTAACGCTCGGCAATATGATTGGCGGCAAGCTTGCGGATTGGAAGCTGATGCCCACGATTCTTGGCCTTTATTTGATTATCTGCGTCATCCTTGCCCTGTTTACCTTCACGGTCCACAACCCGATTACCGCTGTCGTAACGATCTTCTTGTGGGGCGCCGCTTCGTTCGCGGTCTTCCCGGGGATGCAGGTGCGCATTATGAGTCTCGCCAAATCGGCGCCGGCTCTAGCCTCGACCACGAGCCATTCAGCCGGCAACTTGGGCAATGCAACCGGTGCTTTCATCGGCGGCCTTGTCATTACGCATCTGTCGCTTACGGCTCTTCCTTGGGTCGGCTCCATACTGGTCGGGTTGGCACTGCTTCTGGGCATCTTCTGCTTGCTCATCGATCGCAGGCACGCCGGCTAG
- the msrA gene encoding peptide-methionine (S)-S-oxide reductase MsrA — translation MKLKLYMLTAALAAAILFVSYTAFQQDGIVEAKGVMNRAADDSKVTYETAVFAGGCFWMVEAPFEKLDGVSSVVTGYTGGHTDEPTYKEVSTGTTGHLEAVQVRYDPNRITYDQLLQVFWRNTDPTDAAGQFADRGQEYRSVIFYGSHEQQQLAEASKAALAARGKFDKPLVTEILPAPAFYQAEAEHQDFYRTNPISYKLNEIDSGRDAFLNNVWGDDREVKPIENRYTDFNKEERLKSLTKLQYDVTQRGQDEPPFRNEYWDNTAEGIYVDIVSGEPLFSSNDQYDAGTGWASFTRPLVPEAVVYKEVGNLFSVETLVKSRYADSTLGHLFHDGPEPTGLRYCTNSAALRFIPKDQLADQGYGSYAKAFDQNGKA, via the coding sequence ATGAAACTGAAACTATATATGCTGACCGCTGCGTTGGCGGCTGCAATCTTGTTTGTAAGCTATACTGCGTTTCAGCAGGACGGAATCGTGGAGGCGAAAGGGGTCATGAATCGGGCTGCAGACGATTCGAAGGTTACGTACGAAACCGCTGTGTTTGCCGGAGGCTGTTTTTGGATGGTAGAAGCGCCTTTCGAGAAGCTGGACGGCGTCTCGAGCGTGGTTACGGGATATACGGGCGGGCATACGGACGAACCGACCTATAAGGAAGTGTCTACCGGAACGACGGGGCATCTCGAAGCGGTGCAGGTTCGTTACGATCCGAACCGGATTACGTACGACCAGCTGCTGCAAGTGTTCTGGAGAAACACGGATCCGACGGATGCAGCCGGTCAATTCGCCGACCGCGGCCAAGAGTACCGTTCGGTTATCTTCTATGGCAGCCATGAGCAGCAGCAGCTCGCGGAAGCATCCAAGGCGGCGCTGGCTGCACGGGGCAAGTTCGACAAGCCGCTTGTGACTGAGATTTTACCCGCGCCCGCGTTTTACCAAGCGGAGGCCGAGCATCAAGACTTTTACAGAACGAATCCCATCAGCTACAAGCTTAATGAGATCGATTCCGGCCGGGATGCGTTTCTGAATAACGTGTGGGGAGATGATCGCGAAGTGAAGCCAATTGAGAACCGTTATACCGATTTCAACAAAGAAGAGCGGCTGAAGTCGCTGACGAAGCTTCAATACGACGTTACGCAGCGCGGGCAGGACGAGCCGCCGTTCCGGAACGAATACTGGGATAACACGGCGGAAGGCATTTACGTCGATATCGTTTCGGGCGAGCCTTTATTCAGCTCCAACGATCAATACGATGCGGGAACCGGCTGGGCCAGCTTTACGCGGCCGCTAGTGCCTGAAGCCGTGGTGTATAAGGAAGTCGGCAATTTATTCTCGGTCGAAACGCTGGTTAAGAGCCGCTATGCGGATTCCACCCTCGGCCATCTGTTTCATGACGGACCGGAGCCGACCGGATTGCGATACTGCACCAACTCTGCTGCGCTGCGGTTTATACCGAAGGATCAGCTTGCGGACCAAGGCTACGGAAGCTATGCCAAAGCTTTTGACCAGAATGGAAAAGCATAA
- a CDS encoding class I SAM-dependent methyltransferase, producing MRESEYRSFYDWVGAVNGWDFSSVRCRSEGAAWDFYREVADRCRKTDVLLDIGTGGGEKLLGLAGYARQLIGIDQSAGMIETARANAAHAGITNVSMLQMAAEKLELPDACVHVIACRHAPFDAHEAFRVLSAGGQFLTQQVGERDKHNLAEAFGRGQHTAPDGTLMRRYLAELSDAGFRDVQASEYDAEEYYERPEDLVFLLKHTPIIPHFGERDGDFAILERFIADNRTPIGIRTNAKRFMITASK from the coding sequence ATGAGAGAATCGGAATATAGAAGCTTTTATGATTGGGTCGGTGCCGTCAACGGGTGGGACTTCAGCAGCGTCAGATGCAGGTCTGAAGGAGCAGCGTGGGACTTCTATCGTGAAGTCGCAGATCGGTGCAGGAAGACGGACGTGCTGCTGGATATCGGTACGGGCGGAGGAGAGAAGCTGCTCGGTCTCGCGGGCTATGCGCGGCAGCTCATCGGCATCGATCAATCGGCAGGCATGATCGAGACGGCGCGCGCCAATGCGGCGCACGCCGGGATAACGAACGTAAGCATGCTGCAGATGGCCGCGGAGAAACTCGAACTGCCGGATGCCTGCGTTCATGTGATTGCATGCCGTCACGCGCCGTTCGACGCGCATGAAGCATTCCGTGTGCTGTCGGCCGGCGGACAATTTCTGACGCAGCAGGTGGGCGAGCGGGATAAGCATAACCTTGCCGAAGCTTTCGGCAGGGGACAGCATACGGCGCCGGACGGCACGCTGATGCGCCGCTATCTTGCGGAGCTGAGCGATGCGGGCTTCCGTGACGTGCAGGCGTCCGAGTACGATGCGGAGGAATATTATGAGCGGCCCGAAGATCTCGTGTTTTTATTGAAGCATACGCCAATCATCCCGCATTTCGGCGAACGGGATGGCGATTTTGCTATTCTGGAGCGTTTCATCGCGGACAATCGGACCCCAATAGGCATCCGAACGAATGCGAAGCGCTTCATGATAACGGCAAGCAAGTAA
- a CDS encoding thiamine pyrophosphate-binding protein gives MPSVSRILAKHLSKWGVTHVFGIPGKPITPLILEMDNEGITFVLSKHEEGAGLEAAGYALARGGLGAAIGTAGPGGINMLTAAGQALYTGVPVLFVTGSPPIGEIGKVLGQDSTMFGTDLVKMFEPVTKFSARIDRGGLLRPYLEHAIEQAMTGVRGPVHLCIPLDVLSEQIDDFDLDFPDHYPTTEASNLDHVASLLAEAKQPLLLLGAAMHAQDAYQEIEAFAVKWSIPVVTTPGGKGVFRSNHPLHLGPYGLGGNALAEAYLNEGVDLLIVAGSQLSDLEIPGINAANYPKHVIHFDYEARFIGKSLPVPTTPVLGNIRSNLRSLLKFADVRTAPRQIPDVIEYEPSHDDSPYLYGKQVMEILREELPADTLMYGDAGSHSFYAIKYYDILEPGTFYFEEVYATMGRGIGYAVGAKFGVPDRTVVCLTGDGCMFMNGTEVSTSVNYDAPVIFLIANNESIDMVDKGMARHLGRAVGTTYKVPLNGAKFGEALGARGYRCTTGEELTHAVRDALQSNETCVIDIIMDPKEIPPTMKRG, from the coding sequence ATGCCATCCGTAAGCCGTATTCTTGCTAAGCACTTATCAAAATGGGGCGTCACCCATGTGTTTGGAATACCAGGTAAGCCAATAACTCCGCTTATACTCGAGATGGATAATGAAGGCATAACATTTGTGCTCAGCAAGCATGAGGAAGGGGCCGGTCTTGAAGCGGCAGGGTATGCCCTGGCTCGAGGCGGCCTTGGCGCAGCCATCGGAACGGCCGGACCCGGCGGCATCAACATGCTGACCGCCGCGGGACAAGCGCTGTACACGGGCGTTCCTGTACTGTTTGTGACGGGCTCGCCGCCGATCGGCGAAATCGGCAAAGTTCTGGGTCAAGACAGCACGATGTTCGGCACGGATTTGGTGAAAATGTTCGAGCCCGTGACGAAATTCAGCGCGCGCATCGACCGCGGCGGGCTGCTCCGTCCTTATCTGGAGCATGCCATCGAGCAGGCGATGACCGGCGTCCGAGGTCCGGTTCATCTGTGTATCCCGCTTGATGTCCTGTCCGAGCAAATTGATGACTTCGATTTAGACTTCCCAGATCATTACCCCACGACCGAAGCTTCAAATCTGGATCATGTCGCTTCCCTTCTGGCTGAAGCCAAGCAACCCTTACTCTTACTCGGCGCCGCGATGCATGCGCAGGATGCGTATCAAGAAATTGAAGCCTTTGCCGTGAAATGGTCGATTCCGGTGGTCACTACACCCGGCGGGAAAGGCGTGTTCCGCTCCAACCATCCACTCCACTTGGGACCTTACGGACTTGGCGGCAACGCGCTTGCAGAGGCTTACCTGAACGAGGGCGTTGACCTTCTGATCGTTGCTGGAAGCCAGCTAAGCGATCTGGAGATTCCCGGCATCAACGCCGCCAATTATCCGAAGCATGTCATTCATTTTGATTACGAAGCCCGTTTCATCGGCAAGTCTTTGCCGGTTCCGACGACGCCGGTCCTTGGTAATATCCGAAGCAACCTGCGGTCGCTCTTGAAATTCGCGGATGTCCGGACAGCTCCGAGACAGATTCCCGATGTGATCGAGTATGAGCCGAGCCATGACGATTCTCCCTATCTCTATGGTAAGCAGGTCATGGAGATTCTAAGAGAAGAACTGCCGGCGGACACGCTGATGTACGGAGATGCGGGCAGCCACTCCTTCTACGCGATTAAGTATTACGACATCCTGGAGCCTGGGACGTTTTATTTTGAAGAGGTGTACGCTACGATGGGGCGGGGGATCGGCTATGCGGTCGGTGCCAAGTTCGGCGTTCCGGATCGAACGGTCGTATGTCTCACGGGCGATGGCTGCATGTTCATGAACGGTACGGAGGTATCGACGTCAGTCAATTACGATGCACCTGTCATCTTCCTAATTGCGAACAATGAGAGTATCGACATGGTCGATAAAGGGATGGCCCGGCATTTGGGACGTGCGGTAGGAACGACTTACAAGGTACCGCTTAACGGAGCCAAATTCGGCGAGGCGCTCGGCGCAAGGGGCTACCGCTGCACGACTGGTGAAGAGCTGACGCATGCGGTGCGGGATGCCCTGCAATCCAATGAAACCTGTGTCATTGACATCATCATGGATCCGAAGGAAATTCCCCCGACGATGAAACGGGGTTAA